A window of Streptomyces sp. NBC_01224 genomic DNA:
GGACGGGGAGGTCATGCACGGCGGTGTCGGAGTCATCGTCCCGGTGCGGCGGAGAGCCGGGGACACGGCTGTGTTCAAGGTGTCGTTTCCGCACCCCGGCAACGTCCACGAGCCAGATGCTTTGGCGGCGTGGGGTGGGCGCGGAGCCGTTCTGCTGCACGAGCGCGACGATGAGCGGTTCGCGATGCTGCTCGAACGTGCCCAGGCGTCAACCCTGGCCGAGGTCGAAGACGGCGAGGAGGTCGTGACGGTAGCAGGGCGGATCAGCCACCGGCTGGCCATCCCCGCGCCGGCCGGCCTGCCCCGGCTGCGGGAGCAGGCCGACGCCTGGGAGGAGCAGGTGCGCAAGGACGCCGAGGAGCTGACGCACGCACTGTCGCCTTATGCGGTGGACGCCGCCGTGGCGACCATCCGCGAGCTGGGTCGCATTCAGCCGGACACCCTCATCCACGGTGACCTGCACGCCAGAAACATCCTGCGCGCCGACCGCGGGCCATGGCTGGCAGTCGACCCCAAGGGGTACGCGGGAGACCCGGCCTACGACGGCGGCACGCTGCTGAAGTCACGCGCGCTGACGCTCCTTGAACGCGACGACCTTCGCAAAGCTCTCCACCGCACCTTGGACGTCTTCACTGAGGCCGCGGAACTCGACCGCGAGCGCACCCGGCGTTGGGCCCAGTTCCATGCCGTCCAGGCTGCATTCTGGGGCCGCCGTCATGGATTCCGTATTGCGCGCGGCGGACCACGCTTGGACTGGCTCACCGAATTCGCGGACCGCATGGCGGAGTTGCTCACGGCGCCGCACTTGGGCCCGTGATCCTTCCGGTGGGGCGGAGCGGGAACGGGTGCGGCCACCAGTGATCACCGTGGTTTGTGAAGCCAACGAACGATCAAGCAGTGGCCGCAGGTCACAGCGTAGATCCTGCCCGTTGGCAGGACGCATTCGAGGGTCTGATGGGGCGGATCGCGGGTCGTTTCGCGCGGGTGGAGCCACGTCGTCGCGTCCAGCGGTTGGTACTCGGACTCCTGTCGGACCTCCCGCACAAGAACTGCTGGACCATCGCCGAACGGGCCGGGGAGTCCACCCCGGACGGCATGCAGCACCTGCTCAGCCGGGCCAAGTGGGACGCCGACGCGGTCCGTGACGACCTGCGGGGCTACGTGGTGGAGCATCTGCACGACGACACAGCTGGAGTACTGAGCAAAGCCGCAGGTAGTGGCAGACGAGTCGGGCTGTACGCCGGATTCTGTTCGGCCCGCAGGCGTATGGCAGGCCTGACGGTCGCAGCCCCGATGCCGCTCCAGCGGCATCGGGGCTGCGTAGCCGCTCGTCACGAGCGAGCATTGAAGTCCGATGTGAAGTGTGTGCGCGTTCATGCAGATGTCGGTGCAACAGGCTCAGGATCTGCGCCGCGCACTGGAAGGGAACGAAGCCGTGCATGGCGAGTACAAGGTGCCCGGCGGCAAGCTTGTCGTCGTGGATCTGGACGTCGAGGAAAGCGCACTACGCAACGTGCGCGTCGCCGGGGACTTCTTCCTGGAGCCCGACGAGG
This region includes:
- a CDS encoding aminoglycoside phosphotransferase family protein, yielding MFETPEPFARSTIEREGERGAAWLAELPGIVEELLEHWGCVPDGEVMHGGVGVIVPVRRRAGDTAVFKVSFPHPGNVHEPDALAAWGGRGAVLLHERDDERFAMLLERAQASTLAEVEDGEEVVTVAGRISHRLAIPAPAGLPRLREQADAWEEQVRKDAEELTHALSPYAVDAAVATIRELGRIQPDTLIHGDLHARNILRADRGPWLAVDPKGYAGDPAYDGGTLLKSRALTLLERDDLRKALHRTLDVFTEAAELDRERTRRWAQFHAVQAAFWGRRHGFRIARGGPRLDWLTEFADRMAELLTAPHLGP